A stretch of Solenopsis invicta isolate M01_SB chromosome 9, UNIL_Sinv_3.0, whole genome shotgun sequence DNA encodes these proteins:
- the LOC105201870 gene encoding uncharacterized protein LOC105201870 — protein sequence MMKFTLGLFAILAVIGLGQAHQFPDFGKGPLHEDLQDILDLVPMEDIIDIVVDYILYDQEVQDFIEELTNPKSTLIKDVIEGCQAIPEVSQFLNYLQKEGINVNHIVNMINKSLNIKKLVPSGFQVYSVKERTGGLRGLFKDIKKHIDYDVFMSIYVDKLKTSEAFGNFINQLKSDNFQQIVNKVCEIKAVQYIVSRLEASSVNVKIVGDILYIAFGINVPKSPSKTVVQELADFVKLIPMEKYLMTIIQYINEDEKVQNAVRFMFTTEFHNLLRTLEALKEHQTLVLYLEKAGLPVIQSIQELHHVIGMGEYVPPKVESFLKSLITPQKIGDGMQGMLKDLYDLLPLNEIDALYKEKMRTSKTFVEFIAMITSEEIKEIINDLISHKTYKEFITKTKEKGWDMEGLSNLNVRIIGLKIKYFEANIEPKYNQY from the exons ATG aTGAAATTCACACTAGGACTATTTGCCATTTTGGCCGTTATCGGTCTGGGACAAGCTCACCAGTTCCCGGACTTTGGCAAAGGTCCTCTTCATGAAGATCTTCAAGATATTCTAGATTTAGTCCCTATGGAAGATATTATCGATATCGTTGTGGATTATATCTTATATGATCAGGAAGTACAAGATTTCATAGAAGAACTTACAAATCCAAAAAGTACTCTAATCAAAGACGTGATAGAAGGTTGTCAAGCCATTCCCGAAGTGAGCCAGTTTCTTAATTACCTGCAGAAGGAAGGCATCAATGTCAATCATATTGTCAATATGATTAATAAATCACTTAATATCAAGAAACTTGTACCGTCTGGTTTTCAAGTATATTCTGTAAAGGAGAGAACCGGTGGACTCCGCGGATTGTTCAAAGACATCAAGAAACACATCGATTATGATGTCTTCATGAGCATATACGTAGATAAACTAAAAACTTCTGAAGCCTTTGGCAACTTCATTAATCAACTTAAATCTGACAATTTTCAACAAATCGTTAATAAGGTTTGCGAAATTAAGGCCGTCCAGTACATCGTAAGTCGTCTTGAGGCCAGTTCAGTGAATGTAAAAATTGTGGGAGATATCTTGTACATTGCTTTCGGCATCAATGTACCAAAATCTCCTTCTAAAACAGTAGTGCAAGAACTAGCGGATTTCGTCAAACTTATTCCGATGGAAAAGTATCTTATGACCATAATTCAGTATATAAATGAAGACGAAAAAGTACAAAACGCTGTCCGATTTATGTTCACAACTGAATTCCACAACCTGCTGCGTACTCTCGAAGCTCTTAAGGAACATCAAACACTTGTGTTGTATTTAGAAAAGGCTGGACTCCCTGTTATTCAATCTATCCAGGAACTGCATCATGTCATCGGTATGGGAGAATATGTACCACCCAAGGTAGAGAGCTTTTTAAAGTCTTTAATTACGCCGCAAAAAATCGGTGATGGAATGCAAGGAATGCTCAAGGATCTTTATGATTTATTACCTTTGAACGAAATTGACGCTCTTTATAAAGAGAAGATGCGGACTTCTAAAACCTTTGTTGAATTCATCGCAATGATTACATCCGAGGAAATAAAGGAGATTATCAATGATCTAATTTCTCATAAGACGTATAAGGAGTTTATCACGAAGACCAAAGAAAAGGGATGGGATATGGAAGGATTATCAAATCTTAATGTTAGAATAATTGgtcttaaaatcaaatattttgaggCTAATATAGAACccaaatataatcaatattga